From the Spiroplasma sp. BIUS-1 genome, one window contains:
- a CDS encoding 5'-3' exonuclease: MDKKKVVVIDGYHLLHKGYYGSLKRKKVAMNRDGVLINAVYVFVANVFQLVQSNEYHTVIVTFDVGKECWRKDIYPEYKATRKETPSDLIPQMQIVRDFLTAANIPWYEKVSFEGDDIMGTIARIAVKLGYQVDIVSNDKDTYQLVSDDVRIVSQQSKKCKQEIITAKEVFEKFGCKPCQIPDIKSLLGDQSDNIKGVRGMHYNTATKLISKYGCVENIYKNINDFPEEQRKKLENCREQVLMNKQITRILKNVDVGRINFKPLRINYVRFMGFLKREKMWAFTKMIEDKVQKQLAYREKRKAELEATS, encoded by the coding sequence ATGGATAAGAAAAAAGTGGTAGTCATAGATGGATATCACCTTCTTCACAAAGGTTATTATGGTAGTTTAAAAAGAAAAAAAGTAGCAATGAATAGAGATGGTGTTTTAATAAATGCTGTTTATGTATTTGTAGCAAATGTTTTTCAGTTAGTACAATCTAACGAATATCACACAGTAATAGTTACATTTGATGTGGGAAAAGAATGTTGAAGAAAAGACATTTACCCAGAATATAAAGCAACAAGGAAAGAAACTCCTTCTGATTTAATTCCACAAATGCAAATAGTGAGAGATTTTTTAACAGCCGCCAATATTCCTTGATACGAAAAAGTATCATTTGAAGGTGACGACATTATGGGAACAATTGCAAGAATTGCAGTTAAACTTGGTTATCAAGTAGATATAGTTTCTAATGATAAGGATACATATCAATTAGTTTCTGATGATGTGAGAATAGTTTCACAACAATCAAAAAAATGTAAACAAGAAATAATTACAGCAAAAGAAGTTTTTGAAAAATTTGGTTGCAAACCATGTCAAATACCAGATATTAAATCTCTATTAGGAGATCAATCAGATAATATTAAAGGTGTTAGAGGTATGCATTACAATACAGCTACAAAATTAATTTCTAAGTACGGATGTGTTGAAAACATTTATAAAAATATAAATGATTTCCCTGAAGAACAAAGAAAAAAACTTGAAAACTGTAGAGAACAAGTTTTAATGAATAAACAAATAACTAGAATTTTAAAAAATGTAGATGTAGGAAGAATAAATTTCAAACCTTTAAGGATAAACTATGTTAGATTCATGGGGTTCTTGAAAAGAGAAAAAATGTGAGCCTTTACAAAAATGATTGAAG
- a CDS encoding YigZ family protein has product MIFLKILNDEKIVEKKFTIKKSKFITYISKVKNKEELDKFIMSHSDKSATHNCYAYRYGDNKLTYGYNNDGEPNGTAGEPLLKLIETNELTNIVIFVTRYYGGIKLGTGGLQKAYSAMAIESLKETTFKQLELLYNVDISFNISDIKTVYSFLKNIATEITYDYIDDLVYANLKLEQLEKLDPIKSKLEIIKKEQGYY; this is encoded by the coding sequence ATGATATTTTTAAAAATATTAAACGATGAAAAAATTGTAGAAAAGAAATTTACAATAAAAAAGTCAAAGTTCATTACCTATATTTCAAAAGTAAAAAATAAAGAAGAGTTGGATAAATTTATAATGTCACATAGTGATAAAAGTGCAACTCATAATTGTTATGCCTATAGGTACGGGGATAATAAATTAACTTACGGTTATAATAATGATGGAGAACCAAACGGAACTGCTGGTGAACCTTTGCTTAAGTTAATTGAAACTAACGAACTTACTAACATAGTTATATTTGTTACAAGATATTATGGAGGTATTAAGTTAGGAACCGGGGGACTTCAAAAAGCTTACAGCGCAATGGCGATTGAATCTTTAAAAGAAACCACCTTTAAACAATTAGAACTTCTTTATAATGTAGATATTAGTTTTAATATTTCAGATATTAAAACTGTTTATTCCTTTTTGAAAAATATAGCAACAGAAATTACTTATGACTACATCGATGATTTAGTTTATGCCAACTTGAAATTGGAACAATTAGAAAAATTAGATCCAATAAAAAGCAAACTTGAAATCATAAAAAAAGAACAAGGGTATTATTAA
- a CDS encoding nuclear transport factor 2 family protein, protein MQDKKVISNFYEAFKVGDYKKMVSIYSPKVKFQDPTFGELNYEEVKAMWTMLVSTRETSKFEVNFTVEEKNERIVVIWKATYLFSPNKRRVVNIVTSKMETENGLIIKHVDSFNFKRWAKQAVGFAGALFGNAKWFQNKVKSGAREKLFAYMEQTKAV, encoded by the coding sequence ATGCAAGATAAAAAAGTTATTTCTAATTTCTATGAAGCTTTTAAAGTTGGAGATTATAAAAAAATGGTCAGTATCTACTCACCAAAAGTTAAATTCCAAGATCCAACTTTTGGAGAATTAAATTATGAAGAAGTAAAAGCAATGTGAACAATGCTTGTTTCAACAAGAGAAACTTCAAAATTTGAAGTTAATTTCACAGTAGAAGAAAAAAACGAAAGAATAGTTGTTATTTGAAAAGCGACATACTTATTTAGTCCTAATAAAAGAAGGGTTGTAAACATAGTTACATCAAAAATGGAAACTGAGAACGGTTTGATTATTAAACATGTTGACAGCTTTAATTTCAAAAGATGAGCTAAACAAGCTGTTGGATTTGCTGGTGCTTTATTTGGTAATGCAAAATGATTCCAAAATAAAGTTAAATCTGGAGCGAGAGAAAAACTATTTGCTTATATGGAACAAACCAAAGCAGTATAA
- the secA gene encoding preprotein translocase subunit SecA: MARDKAIIKKHGKTADEIISLESVYEKLTDSELTNKTQEFKERLENGETLDDLLVEAFAVVREAAFRVLKMRAYRVQLIGAIILHEGDIAEMRTGEGKTLTGLFPAYLNALSGLGVHVVTVNEYLSQRDSEINGQVYNMLGLTVGLNGRDLSKDQKREAYAQDITYTTNAELGFDYLRDNMVFRLEQKVQRKLNFAIIDEADSILIDEARTPLIISGGSQNRINLYKAADGFAKTLDENSDIEMDLESKQVYLTDIGIKKAHSYFSIENLFDFRNTELFHLIMNALKALFTFKLEVEYTVQDNEIILIDQFTGRTMPGRAYSDGLQQALQAKEGVEIEEETTTLATITYQNFYRLYNKLSGMTGTAKTEEEEFLKIYNTRVIVCPTNKPIIRFDEPDLTFGTINAKLKHLVRDLRELMDAGRPVLIGTTSVESSEQVARYLEKADLKFEMINAKNHHREAEIVEKAGQVGSITLATNMAGRGTDIKLSQEAKDNGGLFVMGIERNEARRIDNQLRGRAGRQGDPGSSRFYISMEDELMVRFSSPKLRQMFLKLGDDHIKSKMFTKAITNAQKKLEGLNFDQRKNVLDYDNILSQQREAIYAQRDSILEQESLKVVLSRFQYTMAYEIVDRNSELVRGERTINIPLLIQEIDGKYVFEGALTESDFVGLEKIEIAKKISEKMMELYLAKSSSVPAEVITEMERRTILQTLDHHWQKHINLTQKLRSGIYLQQYAQNNPLHEYVEESARLFNKMKVMIAEETITKLNGSFVREMKPDQENIVFTEQQPKTVNISDKDIDEILAEWEIPKEKFSRVVVEQRLEELKEEFLEDQSKIEKLEFQFAVLDGLMKKLDEMFAQQSKQAQNLSFEAIEKIVNKFKLEKIFTREQVKKSFDKLMKKASNEEDKTTLLIETQILMALATQFEEKSKEFVVTDEEGNVKKVFKTNEDGSISEDDIEDTEQIQTKTKLG; this comes from the coding sequence ATGGCAAGAGATAAAGCGATAATTAAAAAGCATGGTAAAACAGCTGACGAAATTATCTCACTTGAATCAGTATATGAAAAATTAACAGATTCTGAATTAACAAATAAAACACAAGAATTTAAAGAAAGATTGGAAAACGGAGAAACTTTAGATGATCTTTTAGTTGAAGCCTTTGCAGTTGTTAGGGAAGCTGCTTTTAGAGTTTTAAAAATGAGAGCATATAGAGTTCAACTTATAGGGGCAATCATTTTACATGAAGGAGATATTGCAGAAATGAGAACTGGTGAAGGTAAAACTTTAACAGGTCTTTTCCCTGCTTATTTAAATGCACTTTCAGGATTAGGTGTACACGTAGTTACAGTTAACGAATATCTATCACAAAGGGACAGTGAAATTAATGGACAAGTTTATAATATGCTTGGTTTAACTGTTGGTTTAAATGGAAGAGATTTATCAAAAGACCAAAAAAGAGAAGCTTACGCACAAGATATAACTTATACAACAAATGCGGAGTTAGGATTTGATTACCTAAGAGATAATATGGTATTCAGATTGGAACAAAAAGTTCAAAGAAAATTGAATTTTGCAATTATTGATGAGGCTGACTCTATCTTAATCGATGAAGCAAGAACGCCATTAATTATCTCTGGGGGAAGTCAAAATAGAATTAATTTATATAAAGCAGCAGATGGTTTTGCAAAAACACTTGATGAAAATAGTGATATTGAAATGGATTTAGAATCAAAACAAGTTTACTTAACTGATATTGGAATCAAAAAAGCACATAGTTACTTTAGTATAGAAAACTTATTCGACTTTAGAAATACAGAACTATTTCACTTAATTATGAACGCTCTTAAAGCGCTATTTACATTTAAACTTGAAGTTGAATATACAGTTCAAGATAATGAAATAATTTTAATTGATCAATTTACAGGTAGAACTATGCCGGGTAGAGCTTACAGTGACGGTTTACAACAAGCACTACAAGCAAAAGAGGGTGTAGAAATTGAAGAAGAAACTACAACTCTTGCAACAATTACATACCAAAACTTTTACAGACTTTACAATAAACTTTCAGGTATGACAGGAACTGCAAAAACAGAAGAAGAAGAATTCTTAAAAATTTATAACACAAGAGTTATAGTTTGTCCTACAAACAAACCAATAATAAGATTTGACGAACCGGATTTAACATTTGGAACAATAAATGCCAAACTAAAACATTTAGTTAGAGACTTGAGAGAGTTAATGGATGCAGGAAGACCTGTACTTATTGGTACAACTTCAGTTGAATCATCAGAACAAGTTGCAAGATATTTAGAAAAAGCAGATTTAAAATTTGAAATGATTAATGCAAAAAATCACCATAGAGAAGCAGAAATTGTTGAAAAAGCTGGACAAGTTGGATCAATAACTTTAGCGACTAACATGGCTGGACGTGGAACAGATATTAAACTTTCACAAGAAGCTAAAGATAATGGTGGACTATTTGTTATGGGTATCGAAAGAAACGAAGCTAGACGTATTGATAACCAATTACGTGGTAGAGCAGGAAGACAGGGAGACCCAGGTAGTTCACGATTCTATATATCTATGGAAGATGAACTTATGGTTAGATTTTCATCTCCAAAACTAAGACAAATGTTTTTAAAACTTGGAGATGATCACATCAAATCTAAAATGTTTACTAAAGCTATTACAAATGCTCAAAAAAAACTTGAAGGTTTAAACTTTGATCAACGTAAGAATGTTTTAGATTACGATAACATCCTTTCTCAACAACGTGAAGCAATATATGCTCAAAGAGATTCTATTTTAGAACAAGAATCTCTAAAAGTTGTTCTTTCAAGATTTCAATACACAATGGCTTACGAAATTGTGGATAGAAATTCAGAGTTGGTAAGAGGAGAAAGAACTATAAATATTCCTTTACTAATTCAAGAAATTGATGGGAAGTATGTTTTTGAAGGGGCTTTAACTGAATCAGATTTTGTTGGTTTAGAAAAAATAGAAATTGCTAAAAAAATATCAGAAAAAATGATGGAATTATATTTAGCAAAATCAAGTTCTGTTCCTGCAGAAGTTATTACAGAAATGGAAAGAAGAACAATTCTTCAAACACTAGATCACCACTGACAAAAACATATTAACTTAACACAAAAACTAAGAAGTGGTATTTACTTGCAACAATATGCTCAAAACAATCCACTTCATGAGTATGTTGAAGAATCAGCAAGACTTTTCAATAAAATGAAAGTTATGATTGCAGAAGAAACAATAACAAAACTAAATGGTTCTTTTGTAAGAGAAATGAAACCAGATCAAGAAAATATAGTTTTCACAGAACAACAACCAAAGACAGTTAACATTTCAGATAAAGATATCGATGAAATTTTAGCAGAATGAGAAATTCCAAAAGAAAAATTCTCAAGAGTTGTTGTAGAACAAAGACTTGAAGAATTAAAAGAAGAATTCTTAGAAGATCAAAGTAAAATTGAAAAATTAGAATTCCAGTTTGCAGTCTTAGATGGACTTATGAAAAAACTAGATGAGATGTTTGCTCAACAATCAAAACAAGCTCAAAATTTATCTTTTGAAGCAATTGAAAAAATAGTTAATAAATTTAAATTAGAAAAAATATTTACAAGAGAACAAGTTAAAAAAAGTTTTGACAAACTTATGAAGAAAGCTTCAAATGAGGAAGATAAAACAACTCTTCTTATAGAAACTCAAATACTTATGGCTCTTGCAACGCAATTTGAAGAAAAATCAAAAGAGTTTGTTGTTACCGATGAAGAAGGTAATGTTAAAAAAGTATTTAAAACAAATGAAGATGGTTCTATATCAGAAGATGATATAGAAGACACAGAACAAATACAAACTAAAACAAAATTAGGTTAA
- the uvrB gene encoding excinuclease ABC subunit UvrB, protein MENKNQSFELVTQYKPAGDQPNAIKELIEGLKNNEKHQVLMGATGTGKTFTMANVIKEFNKPTLVLAHNKTLAMQLYIELKELFPNNRVEYYVSNFDFYQPEAYIPSRDLYIDKDAKRNNDLEMMRLSSMNALMIRKDTIVVASVACIYATQDPKEYGDVFFELQVGQILSKKDLLTFLVHTGYTRDENDLAMGYFSAKGDVIRIAPSWTDKYHIRISMFGDEIEAIEMIDILNNTVIEKLRMFTVYPAAAYVTNFDKMKLVVENIGKELEERVRWFQDQKKFIEADRLMKRTKYDMETMSEFGICSGIENYSPHLDFRAPGVPPFTLIDYFGDDFLTIIDESHMMIPQLNAMYNTDRSRKETLIEHGFRLPSAIDNRPLKFEEFAGKLKNIIYTSATPGPYELELTENKVVEQIIRPTGLVDPQIEIRSTVNQMNDIVDEINRVVAKGQKVFITAITIRISEDITTYLQSRNIKVAYLHSELKTLERNQVLTDLRRGVYDVIVGVNLLREGLDIPEVSLVCILDADKQGFLRNTRSLIQTIGRAARNSEGRVIFYADSTSPAMKEAIEETNRRRSIQEEYNKVHGITPKTIIKKITDVISDSNIRNKVDELKKLKKKEKEKKKEDLISDLRKQMLSAAKEQNYEKAAELRDLILELQAES, encoded by the coding sequence ATGGAAAATAAAAATCAAAGTTTTGAATTAGTAACTCAATATAAACCGGCAGGAGATCAACCAAATGCTATAAAAGAATTAATTGAGGGGCTGAAAAATAATGAAAAGCACCAAGTTCTTATGGGGGCAACTGGTACAGGTAAGACTTTCACAATGGCCAATGTTATTAAAGAATTTAATAAACCAACATTGGTTTTAGCTCATAATAAAACACTTGCTATGCAATTGTATATAGAGTTAAAAGAACTATTTCCTAACAATAGAGTTGAATACTATGTTTCAAATTTCGACTTTTATCAACCAGAAGCTTACATACCCTCTAGAGATTTATATATAGATAAAGATGCAAAAAGAAACAATGATTTAGAAATGATGCGTTTAAGTTCTATGAATGCATTAATGATTAGAAAAGATACGATAGTAGTCGCTTCTGTTGCATGTATTTATGCAACTCAAGATCCAAAAGAGTATGGTGATGTATTTTTTGAATTGCAAGTAGGTCAAATTTTATCTAAAAAAGATTTACTTACTTTTTTAGTGCACACAGGATATACAAGAGATGAAAATGATTTAGCAATGGGGTACTTTAGTGCAAAAGGCGATGTAATAAGAATAGCGCCAAGTTGAACTGACAAGTACCACATTAGAATTTCTATGTTCGGAGATGAAATCGAAGCTATAGAAATGATAGATATTTTAAATAATACGGTTATTGAAAAACTAAGAATGTTTACAGTTTATCCAGCAGCAGCTTACGTTACAAATTTTGACAAAATGAAGTTGGTTGTAGAAAATATTGGAAAAGAATTGGAAGAAAGAGTTAGATGATTCCAAGATCAAAAGAAATTTATTGAAGCAGATAGATTAATGAAAAGAACAAAGTACGACATGGAAACTATGAGTGAGTTTGGAATATGTAGTGGTATAGAAAACTACTCACCACATTTAGATTTTAGAGCACCAGGTGTTCCACCATTTACTTTAATTGATTATTTTGGAGATGATTTTTTAACAATAATCGATGAGTCTCATATGATGATTCCACAATTAAATGCTATGTACAACACAGACAGAAGTAGAAAAGAAACTTTAATAGAGCATGGTTTTAGATTACCAAGTGCAATCGATAACAGACCACTTAAGTTTGAAGAGTTTGCAGGAAAACTAAAAAATATTATTTATACTTCTGCAACTCCAGGTCCTTATGAATTAGAGTTAACAGAAAATAAAGTTGTAGAACAAATAATTAGACCAACAGGTTTAGTTGACCCACAAATCGAAATTCGTTCAACAGTAAATCAAATGAATGATATTGTTGATGAAATAAATAGAGTCGTTGCTAAAGGACAAAAAGTTTTCATAACTGCAATAACAATAAGAATTTCTGAAGATATAACAACATACTTGCAATCTAGAAATATAAAAGTTGCATACCTACATTCAGAGTTAAAAACTTTAGAAAGAAACCAAGTTCTTACTGATTTAAGAAGAGGGGTTTATGATGTTATTGTTGGTGTTAACTTGTTAAGAGAGGGTCTTGATATACCGGAAGTAAGTTTGGTTTGTATTTTAGATGCAGACAAACAAGGTTTCTTGAGAAATACAAGAAGTTTAATTCAAACTATTGGTAGAGCTGCAAGAAACTCTGAAGGTAGAGTAATTTTTTATGCTGACTCAACTTCTCCCGCAATGAAAGAAGCGATTGAAGAAACAAACAGAAGAAGATCAATTCAAGAAGAATATAATAAGGTTCATGGAATTACTCCAAAAACAATTATTAAAAAAATTACAGATGTAATTTCAGATTCCAACATTAGAAATAAAGTTGATGAGCTAAAAAAATTAAAGAAAAAAGAAAAAGAAAAGAAAAAAGAAGATTTGATTTCTGATTTAAGAAAACAAATGTTGAGTGCAGCCAAAGAACAAAATTACGAAAAGGCAGCTGAACTTAGAGATCTTATTTTAGAATTACAAGCCGAAAGTTAG
- the uvrA gene encoding excinuclease ABC subunit UvrA gives MMNKKIIVKGAREHNLKNVDIEIPKEKLVVFTGLSGSGKSSLAFNTIYAEGERRYIESLSSFSRQFLKSVEKPDVDEIEGLSPAISIDQKTTSHNPRSTVGTTTEIHDHLRLLFANIGTPFCVNGHGPIKTSSLKEIIETIKKETKEDDQIFILAPVARDKKGTHKELLSKLKKENFLRVQINGEIKSLEDEIELEQNKRHNIDIVVDRLIYKSEDEDLQSRIYSAIEVGLGYSNGLIRINYPKRNNETKLFSTKYSCSECGFSIPNLEANLFSFNKKNGACETCAGLGVNLEADPSLIIPDSSLSIRGGGILYYKNIVDTTNIEWQKFKLMCDYYLIDLDSQINKLSEKQLNVILYGSEEPIETKITTVSGNVLRSFDYIEGVATLIERKYIETKSDENRKYYGKYMMSKVCKTCDGKRLNDIALSVKINGLSIADFVEMTIEEELAFLLNLNLTEQQEKIASLVLNQLLSRISFLNEVGLNYLTLSRSATTLSGGEAQRIRLAKQLGSKLSGVLYVLDEPSIGLHQRDNDKLISTLKKLRDLGNTLIVVEHDEDTMKASDWIVDIGPGAGVDGGTITAQGTYEEICKNPNSLTGKYLSKQLSIPTPKKRRGGNGLKIEIKGATENNLKNIDVTIPLGKFISVTGVSGSGKSTLVEEVIYKGLRKELNKELIRPGKYKSMKGFENVDKIIYVSQDPIGKTPRSNPATYTSVFDDIRDLYTEIPESKIRGYKKGRFSFNVPGGRCDACWGDGVVRVDMQFLGYVEVVCEICDGKRYNEETLQIKYRGKNIWDVLSMTVQEAYDFFENIPKIREKLETILAVGLGYIKLGQNATTLSGGEAQRVKLSTYLLKKQTGKTIFLLDEPTTGLHIDDVRRLIDVLNILVDQGNTVLTIEHNLDFIKVSDYVIDLGPEGGSGGGTILATGTPEQIIENKESFTAKYLKEYLND, from the coding sequence ATTATGAATAAAAAAATAATTGTAAAAGGTGCAAGAGAACATAACTTAAAAAATGTTGATATAGAAATTCCAAAAGAAAAACTTGTAGTCTTCACTGGTCTTTCGGGAAGTGGAAAATCATCCTTGGCCTTTAATACTATTTATGCAGAAGGAGAAAGAAGATATATAGAATCACTTTCTTCTTTTTCTAGACAATTTTTAAAGTCAGTTGAAAAACCTGATGTTGATGAAATTGAAGGATTAAGTCCTGCAATTTCTATTGATCAAAAAACAACAAGTCACAACCCAAGATCTACAGTTGGAACAACAACAGAAATACATGATCATTTAAGATTGTTGTTTGCAAATATTGGAACACCATTCTGTGTAAATGGACATGGACCAATAAAAACTTCTTCTTTAAAAGAAATAATTGAAACAATTAAAAAAGAAACAAAAGAAGATGATCAAATTTTTATTCTAGCACCAGTTGCTAGAGATAAAAAAGGAACCCACAAAGAACTTTTATCAAAACTTAAAAAAGAAAACTTTTTAAGAGTTCAAATAAATGGAGAGATAAAAAGTTTAGAAGATGAAATTGAATTAGAACAAAACAAAAGACACAATATAGATATTGTTGTTGACAGATTAATTTATAAAAGTGAAGATGAAGATTTACAATCAAGAATTTATTCTGCAATAGAAGTTGGGTTGGGATACTCAAATGGACTTATAAGAATAAATTATCCAAAAAGAAATAATGAAACAAAATTATTTTCAACTAAATACTCATGTAGTGAGTGTGGTTTTTCAATTCCTAATTTGGAAGCAAACCTATTTTCATTTAACAAAAAGAACGGAGCTTGTGAAACTTGTGCTGGTCTTGGTGTTAATCTAGAAGCTGACCCTTCTTTAATAATTCCTGATTCATCACTTTCAATTAGAGGTGGAGGAATCCTTTATTATAAAAATATAGTTGACACTACAAACATCGAATGACAAAAATTTAAATTAATGTGTGATTATTATTTAATTGATTTAGATTCTCAAATCAACAAACTAAGTGAAAAACAATTAAATGTAATTCTATATGGTAGTGAAGAACCTATAGAAACAAAAATAACAACAGTAAGTGGAAATGTTTTAAGATCTTTTGATTACATTGAAGGTGTAGCTACACTTATTGAAAGAAAATATATTGAAACTAAATCTGATGAGAACAGAAAATATTATGGAAAATACATGATGTCAAAAGTTTGCAAAACTTGTGACGGTAAAAGATTAAATGATATTGCATTAAGTGTAAAAATTAATGGTCTTTCAATCGCTGACTTTGTAGAAATGACAATTGAAGAAGAATTAGCATTCTTATTAAATTTAAATTTAACTGAACAACAAGAAAAAATTGCAAGTTTAGTTTTAAATCAATTACTTTCAAGAATTAGTTTTTTAAATGAAGTTGGATTAAATTACTTAACTCTTTCAAGAAGTGCAACAACTCTTTCTGGAGGAGAAGCACAAAGAATTAGATTGGCAAAACAACTGGGTTCAAAATTATCTGGTGTCCTTTATGTTCTGGATGAACCTTCAATTGGTCTTCACCAAAGAGACAATGATAAATTAATTTCCACTTTAAAAAAATTAAGAGACCTTGGAAATACATTAATAGTTGTAGAACATGATGAAGATACAATGAAAGCTTCTGATTGAATTGTAGATATCGGACCTGGTGCTGGAGTAGATGGTGGAACCATAACAGCACAAGGAACCTATGAAGAAATTTGTAAAAACCCAAATTCACTTACAGGAAAATATTTATCAAAACAATTATCAATACCAACTCCAAAAAAACGTAGAGGTGGTAATGGATTAAAAATTGAAATCAAAGGAGCTACAGAAAATAATTTAAAAAATATTGATGTAACAATTCCTTTAGGTAAATTTATTTCTGTTACAGGAGTTAGTGGAAGTGGTAAGTCTACTTTGGTTGAAGAAGTTATCTACAAAGGTTTAAGAAAAGAATTAAATAAAGAATTAATAAGACCTGGTAAATACAAATCAATGAAAGGTTTTGAGAACGTAGATAAAATAATTTATGTATCTCAAGATCCGATCGGAAAAACTCCAAGATCAAATCCAGCAACATATACTTCTGTGTTTGATGACATCAGAGACCTTTATACTGAAATACCAGAATCTAAAATTAGAGGATACAAAAAAGGAAGATTCAGTTTCAACGTCCCTGGTGGGAGATGTGATGCTTGTTGAGGTGACGGTGTTGTTAGAGTTGACATGCAATTCCTTGGTTATGTAGAAGTTGTTTGTGAAATTTGTGATGGTAAAAGATATAACGAAGAAACTTTACAAATAAAATACAGAGGAAAAAATATTTGAGATGTCTTGAGTATGACTGTTCAAGAAGCTTATGACTTCTTTGAAAACATTCCAAAGATAAGAGAGAAGTTAGAAACAATTTTAGCTGTGGGTCTTGGATATATTAAACTAGGACAAAACGCTACAACTCTTTCTGGAGGAGAAGCACAAAGAGTTAAACTTTCAACTTATCTATTAAAAAAACAAACAGGTAAAACTATATTCCTATTAGATGAACCAACAACAGGTCTTCACATTGATGATGTTAGAAGATTGATTGATGTTTTAAATATATTAGTTGATCAAGGAAACACAGTTCTTACTATTGAGCATAACTTAGACTTTATAAAAGTTTCAGATTACGTTATAGACTTAGGACCTGAAGGTGGAAGTGGCGGAGGAACCATTCTTGCCACAGGTACTCCTGAACAAATTATTGAAAACAAAGAAAGCTTTACAGCAAAATATCTTAAGGAGTATTTAAATGATTAG
- a CDS encoding folylpolyglutamate synthase/dihydrofolate synthase family protein — protein MISVEEKLIPSDIIFKKNYNLQKLLNDIGNPQNNFKVINTVGTNGKGSTSNFIFNGLKTKFKNVGLFISPAFINQNERIQLNSEMISDEDLKRLLNENNEVIKKYELTFFEIWTLLAILYFNEKKVEVAVIEAGIGGVKDSTNVFENQLAVCVTSLGLDHQEVLGNTIEQIAYQKLGIAKKGVKIFISADNIKYKKIINKVNNNYKVFAKKIPDKVYYQSFNKGLAKEVLNYLGIIYEEFNTTPLGRFSILKKEPLLILDGCHNYDGALKLSKQIKKIKNLIIVFGSSEGKDQKSILEVFKKLKKEIFITEFNHPKAWKIDHSKFADYKIINDWEKFLKDNQERNILVCGSLYFIPQVYEWFKGK, from the coding sequence ATGATTAGTGTAGAGGAAAAGTTAATACCCTCAGATATAATTTTTAAAAAAAATTATAATCTACAAAAATTATTAAATGACATTGGTAATCCGCAAAATAATTTTAAAGTTATTAATACAGTTGGGACAAATGGTAAAGGCTCAACTTCTAACTTTATCTTCAATGGATTAAAAACAAAATTTAAAAATGTTGGTCTATTTATTTCTCCTGCATTTATAAATCAAAATGAAAGAATACAATTGAATTCAGAAATGATTTCTGATGAAGATTTAAAAAGACTGTTAAACGAAAATAATGAAGTTATAAAAAAATACGAACTTACATTTTTTGAAATATGAACTTTATTGGCAATACTTTATTTCAATGAAAAAAAAGTTGAGGTGGCCGTTATTGAAGCTGGAATCGGTGGTGTAAAAGATTCTACAAATGTTTTTGAAAACCAATTAGCAGTTTGTGTTACATCTTTAGGTTTAGATCACCAAGAAGTTTTAGGAAATACTATTGAGCAGATAGCTTATCAAAAATTAGGAATAGCAAAAAAAGGTGTTAAGATTTTTATAAGTGCAGATAATATAAAATATAAAAAAATTATTAATAAGGTAAATAATAACTATAAGGTTTTTGCAAAAAAAATTCCTGATAAAGTCTATTATCAGTCTTTTAACAAAGGTCTTGCAAAAGAAGTTTTAAATTATTTAGGAATAATTTATGAAGAATTTAATACAACTCCTTTAGGAAGATTTAGTATTTTAAAAAAGGAACCATTACTAATTTTAGATGGATGTCATAATTATGATGGAGCTTTAAAATTATCTAAACAAATAAAAAAAATAAAAAACCTGATTATAGTTTTTGGTTCAAGTGAAGGAAAAGATCAAAAATCTATTTTAGAGGTTTTCAAAAAACTAAAAAAAGAAATATTTATAACAGAGTTTAATCATCCTAAAGCATGAAAAATAGATCACTCTAAATTTGCTGATTATAAAATAATAAATGACTGAGAAAAATTTTTAAAGGATAACCAAGAAAGGAACATTCTTGTTTGTGGGAGTTTATATTTTATTCCACAAGTTTATGAATGATTTAAAGGAAAATAA